The following is a genomic window from Parabacteroides johnsonii DSM 18315.
TGCAAAGGCATTTTATTATGGTCTATACTGTGGACGGCCGTTTTTCGAGACGGATAAAATTGCCGGATAACATATTGAATATCGCCAAGTATTATGATTCTCAGTTTATAGCCTATGCTCCTGAATATTTGGGCAATGAAAGAGACAAACTTATTATCTTTAATGATAAGGGAGAAGAAAGAGACAGCATTTTATTTCAACAAGAAGAGAATATCAGTAACACAAAAATAGATATATTTAAAATGGCGACATTTACTTTCCAGAGCCATTTTCTATGCAGGTTACCTTTCAGTGATATCACATACGCATTGACTCCGATCGGGAATCAATATAAATACGTGGAATTTCAGCAAGGTAAATATAAATTGCCATATGAGATCGGAAGTAATGTGGAATCTTATAACGAGAACCTGAACAGTTCTTATATTTTTGAACCCCGTTTCTACAAATGTCAGAACCTGATATTTATAAATTTCTTTTTTAAGATGAACAATTACCAACTTCTTTATAATTCAGATAAAAACGTATTTTTTACCGTGTTCAAGGGGAAATATCCTGTCGGTATTGAAAATGACATAGATAACGGTCCTCCTTTTTGGCCGGTTTATATCAAAGGGGATCGGGCTGTAGGCATTGCCACCGCCTTCAATTCGGAATATGACAATCCTGTTTTGCAAATTATAAATATAACCCTTGAAAATAAAGAGTGAACGAAAATATTTCAATTAACGAAATATGAATTGTATGAAAATAACAATTACTCCTTGCATTTTATTTCTCTGGCTCTTTGCCGCGTCTTGTCACTTCGAGGAAAACAGGCGCTTAAAAGAAGCGCTGTCTTTAGCAGGTGACAATCGTTCCGAATTGGAAAAAATTTTGGCTCATTATGCCGATGATCCCGAGAAATCAAAAGCTGCCCGTTTTCTCGTTGAGAATATGCCGGGGCATTCGGGGGTGACTACTGCCGATATAAAAAAGTTGCAACCGTTTTATCTGCAACATGCAGCCATTTCTGAAAAGCATAACTGGGAACGGACCTCCGTTTGGGAAAAAGAAATCGATGAATGGTGGAAGATGCACAAGGGCGAGATTTTTTTTCCACGTATGCAGCAAGATATCCGGACAGTCAGAGCCGAATGGCTGATCAACGAGATCGACCGTTCATTCAAGGCGTGGAAAGAAAATGCCTATACCCGCGATATGGCATTGGACGATTTTTGTCGCTATATCTTGCCTTATCGCTTTATGGAACGGATTTGCATGGATAATTGCCGGGATGTTTTTTATAAACGGCATGCCGGTTGGTTCGGCGATAGAAAAAAAGATTTCCGGGATGTGACGGATTCCCTGAATCTGTTATATAAAGAAGTGATGCACAGCAATTGGGCTGCTGCTTCCATGCCGGTTTATGATGTCGCAACTTTTGAACAAATCAAACGAGGACTTTGCAGTGACAGGGCCTGGTTCAACTGCCTGTTGCTTTCTTCGTTAGGAATGGCTTCGTCCATCGATATGGTTCCGTCTTGGGGGAACCGTTCCGGCGGACATACTTGGAACAGTCTGGTCATTGACGGCGAGACCTACCCGTTTGAACCGTTTTGGGACGAAGACCGGTGGAAATATAAACGGATCTATAATAATGAGTGTTTCGATCTGTTGTGGGGCAAAAGCCGCCTGCCTAAAGTGTTCCGCCTGTCTTTTGAATGGAATTCAGACGGACCGTTGGAGGATCGAAAGGCGGATGGCAACGATGTGCCCGCTTTGTTCCGGACTCCATTCCTCCGGGATGTTTCCGACCAATATTTCAGGACAACGGATGTACATATTGAAATCACAGAAGAAAAACCGGAAGACGCTCGTTATTGCTATCTGTGCGTATTCGGCATACCGGATTGGATTCCCGTACAATGGGGGAAAATCGAGAGGGACGGAAGCGTCACATTCAAAAAAATGGGACGGGATATCGTGTATGCGCCGATGTTTTATGAGAATGGCAAACTTCTTCCTGCCGCTCCGGCTTTTTTGTTGAACCGCAAAGGGGAGTGCGAGGCGATCGGATGCAATGGGAAGAGGACGGAGATCAATATACACACTTACACCTCTTTCTTCGATGTGAAAGATGTATTGAAAATCAAACGGGATATTTCCGGAA
Proteins encoded in this region:
- a CDS encoding 6-bladed beta-propeller is translated as MKLLKHKLGDNIVNAPNVLLDVDGTFDKNGNNPNDIYPAIYNISQNKVTDVNYMSPQNGMAMEDLKKQFEKEAVFKIDLESYIKHGDCGRQIKLSDITDSVTYIPLKTNYNLPIAEIQEVRTTDDFIFCLDTQQKLFCFNRNGDFITLIGKRGEGPEEYINIADFDVDGRKGEVYLFDLQRHFIMVYTVDGRFSRRIKLPDNILNIAKYYDSQFIAYAPEYLGNERDKLIIFNDKGEERDSILFQQEENISNTKIDIFKMATFTFQSHFLCRLPFSDITYALTPIGNQYKYVEFQQGKYKLPYEIGSNVESYNENLNSSYIFEPRFYKCQNLIFINFFFKMNNYQLLYNSDKNVFFTVFKGKYPVGIENDIDNGPPFWPVYIKGDRAVGIATAFNSEYDNPVLQIINITLENKE